One window from the genome of Streptococcus parasanguinis encodes:
- the groES gene encoding co-chaperone GroES: MLKPLGDRVVLKVEEKEQTVGGFVLAGASKADTKTAEVVAVGEGVRTLSGELIAPAVKAGDHVLVESHAGIEVKDGEETYTIVGTSNILAIVE; the protein is encoded by the coding sequence ATGTTAAAACCATTAGGAGACCGTGTGGTCTTAAAAGTAGAAGAAAAAGAACAGACTGTTGGAGGTTTTGTCCTCGCAGGTGCGAGCAAGGCCGATACAAAAACAGCTGAAGTGGTTGCCGTTGGTGAAGGTGTGCGTACCCTAAGTGGTGAACTCATCGCTCCAGCTGTAAAAGCAGGAGACCACGTTTTGGTTGAAAGCCATGCAGGAATTGAAGTGAAAGATGGGGAAGAAACTTACACCATCGTTGGAACATCAAACATTCTTGCAATTGTAGAGTAA